The nucleotide sequence GCGCCGATGGCGATCGCGCGCGGGCCGAGGCGGCGCTTTGATCCGGGAGTGCCAGGCGGATGAAGCGGATCGCAAGCATCGAGGGAATCAAGCGCCGCCATCGGCTCCTCCGTCCTCGGGCTCATCGCCCGGTTCCCAGGCGAGCAGGTCGCCGGGCTGGCACTGCAGCACCGCGCAGATCCGCGACAGCGTGTCGAAGCGCACCCCGCGCACCTTGCCGGACTTGAGCAGCGAGAGGTTGGCCTCGGTGATACCGATGGCCTCGGCGAGCTCCTTCGAGCGCATCTTGCGCTGCGCGAGCATCACGTCGAGTCGGACGACGATGGGCATGGGCGGGGTTTCTGCGCCGGTCCGTTCAGACGAACTCGGCGTTCTCCTGCGCCATGCGCTGGGCTTCGCGCATCACCATGGCCATCGCGATCAGCACCAGGCCCAGCAGCAGCACGACGTAGTGCTGGCTGCCCAGGTGCACGGACAGCATCCGCTGACCGGGCGGATTGCCGAGCGTCAGCGCGAGGATGGTGACCGTGTCGGTCAGCGGCATGACGAGCGCCATCGCGGTCACCGACTGACCCAGGCGACGCAGGTGGCGCGTCGCGCCATCGGTGAAGACCTCGCCGCGCAGGTAGGCGCCGAAGAGGCGCCACAGGCACAGCAGCGCGAACAGCGTCAGCAGTGCCTGCGGCAGGTTGACGGCCAAGCCCCAGGCGCGCGAGACGGCGTCGAATTGCATGGGGCAGTCCAGGCACCAGTCCTTGCGCGCGGTGCGTTCCACCAGGCCGCGGTCGGCCCAGAAGATCGCGTGGAAACCCACCACCACCGCCATCGCGATCAACGCCATCGCACGCACGCAGTGGGCAATCCAGCGGATGCGCTGCAGGCTGGCAGGGAAGGAGGCGTCGCTCATGGTCTTACCGTCGGGTGGCAAGAAATTACTGTAAAACAATAATTTCATCGATGCAATGGCGAGGCGCGTAAAGGCGGGGGCGGGTGCCCGCGCGGCGATCGCCCGGGCATCACCCGCACACACGGCGACGATGCGCGGGCTCATGCACACTGGCCGGTTGCACGTCACGGAGAACAAGATGGAACGCATCACCCTCGGACAGTCCGACCTCTCGG is from Mitsuaria sp. 7 and encodes:
- a CDS encoding helix-turn-helix transcriptional regulator — encoded protein: MPIVVRLDVMLAQRKMRSKELAEAIGITEANLSLLKSGKVRGVRFDTLSRICAVLQCQPGDLLAWEPGDEPEDGGADGGA
- a CDS encoding DUF2975 domain-containing protein, which encodes MSDASFPASLQRIRWIAHCVRAMALIAMAVVVGFHAIFWADRGLVERTARKDWCLDCPMQFDAVSRAWGLAVNLPQALLTLFALLCLWRLFGAYLRGEVFTDGATRHLRRLGQSVTAMALVMPLTDTVTILALTLGNPPGQRMLSVHLGSQHYVVLLLGLVLIAMAMVMREAQRMAQENAEFV